From Rhodovastum atsumiense, a single genomic window includes:
- the truB gene encoding tRNA pseudouridine(55) synthase TruB, with translation MRHRKQRGRPLDGWLIIDKPQGLTSTDVVNRLKRWFDAQKCGHGGTLDPLATGLLPIAFGAATKTVPYVMDGTKLYRFTLRFGEARDTDDADGQVIETSEARPTDEQIRAALPALTGDIMQVPPVFSAVKVAGERAYDLSRAGAPPVLDPRPARVDRFELIERVDADTAVFEVQSGKGVYMRSLARDLARACGTVGHIAALRRLRVGPFTEAQAIPLDKLAPTEDTPRASPDLLLPVATALADIPALALTEAEAFGLSNGQAISLVTLMGRIPGAADPDGGLARAMAGSRVIGLCRLEDGWLRPERLL, from the coding sequence ATGCGCCATCGTAAGCAACGCGGCCGTCCCCTGGACGGCTGGCTGATCATCGACAAGCCCCAGGGCCTCACCAGCACCGATGTGGTGAACCGGTTGAAGCGCTGGTTCGACGCCCAGAAATGCGGCCATGGTGGCACGCTCGACCCGCTCGCCACCGGACTCCTGCCGATCGCCTTCGGGGCCGCCACCAAGACCGTGCCCTATGTCATGGACGGCACCAAGCTGTACCGTTTCACCCTGCGCTTCGGCGAGGCGCGCGACACCGACGATGCCGACGGGCAGGTGATCGAGACCTCCGAAGCGCGGCCGACCGACGAGCAGATCCGCGCCGCCCTGCCGGCCCTGACCGGCGACATCATGCAGGTGCCCCCGGTCTTCTCGGCGGTGAAGGTCGCCGGCGAGCGCGCCTATGACCTCTCGCGCGCCGGTGCCCCGCCGGTGCTCGATCCGCGTCCGGCCCGCGTCGATCGCTTCGAGCTGATCGAGCGGGTGGATGCCGATACGGCGGTGTTCGAGGTGCAGTCGGGCAAGGGCGTCTACATGCGCAGCCTCGCCCGCGACCTGGCGCGGGCCTGCGGCACCGTGGGCCACATCGCTGCCCTGCGCCGGCTGCGTGTCGGCCCCTTCACCGAGGCGCAGGCAATTCCTCTGGACAAGCTCGCGCCCACGGAGGATACCCCGCGCGCTTCTCCGGACCTCTTGCTTCCGGTCGCGACCGCGCTGGCCGACATCCCGGCGCTGGCCCTGACCGAGGCGGAGGCCTTCGGCCTGTCGAACGGCCAGGCGATCAGCCTGGTCACGCTGATGGGACGCATTCCAGGGGCGGCCGATCCCGATGGGGGTCTGGCCCGTGCCATGGCGGGGAGCCGCGTGATCGGGCTGTGCCGGCTGGAAGATGGCTGGCTCAGGCCCGAACGGCTGCTCTGA
- the rpsO gene encoding 30S ribosomal protein S15 — protein sequence MSITAERRTALISDYATVQGDTGSPEVQVALLTERISNLTEHLKTHAKDFHSRRGLLMLVGRRRRLLDYLRKKDHSRYEALIGRLNLRR from the coding sequence ATGTCGATCACAGCCGAGCGCCGCACGGCGCTGATTTCCGATTACGCCACCGTGCAGGGCGATACCGGCAGCCCCGAGGTCCAGGTGGCGCTGCTCACCGAGCGGATCAGCAACCTCACCGAGCATCTCAAGACGCATGCGAAGGACTTCCACAGCCGCCGCGGCCTGCTGATGCTGGTCGGGCGCCGCCGTCGCCTGCTCGACTATCTGCGCAAGAAGGACCACTCGCGGTACGAGGCGCTGATCGGCCGGCTCAACCTGCGCCGCTGA
- the pnp gene encoding polyribonucleotide nucleotidyltransferase: protein MFNYYRKELDWGGRKLVLETGKVARQADGAVMVSYGDTIVLCTAVGMRTPKPGQDFFPLTVNYQEKAFAAGKIPGGFFKREGRPSEMETLKSRLIDRPIRPLFPEGFKNEVQVIATVLSHDLENDPDIVAMVGCSAALTLSGIPFFGPVGAARVGYVDGQYVLNPTADQMKKTTLELVVAGTTEGVLMVESEADELTEETMLGAVTFGHAAFQPVIQAIIELAEVAAKEPWPLPEESEEQKTLRARVDSLARAGLADAYREPQKQVRHEKIDAVRKAAAEALAAEGLDVEKAKGLFKDLEADIVRNAILDTGLRIDGRDTKTVRPIVAEVGVLPRAHGSALFTRGETQAFVVATLGTAQDEQVIDALEGEYREHFMLHYNFPPYSVGETGRLGSPGRREIGHGKLAWRAVHPLLPEKEKFPYTLRVVSEITESNGSSSMATVCGTSLALMDAGVPLKSPVAGIAMGLIKEDRGYAVLTDILGDEDHLGDMDFKVAGTERGVTSLQMDIKITSITPEIMQVALGQARDGRLHILGEMAKALTGARTDVAATAPRITVINIPKEKIRDVIGTGGKVIREIVEQTGAKIDIEDDGTIKIAATDMTKTQAAIDWIRGIVAEPEIGVIYTGKVVKTAEFGAFVNFLGSRDGLVHISELAQGRVAKTSDVVNVGDSVKVKVLGFDDRGKVKLSMRVVDQATGEDISEKVGPKGGRNERGGRGGQGPDGEATNGSSDAAAE from the coding sequence ATGTTCAATTACTACCGCAAGGAGCTTGACTGGGGTGGCCGCAAGCTGGTCCTCGAGACCGGCAAGGTCGCGCGTCAGGCCGACGGCGCGGTGATGGTGAGCTACGGCGACACCATCGTTCTGTGTACGGCGGTGGGCATGCGTACGCCCAAGCCGGGCCAGGATTTCTTCCCCCTGACCGTGAACTACCAGGAGAAGGCCTTCGCCGCGGGCAAGATCCCGGGCGGCTTCTTCAAGCGCGAGGGCCGGCCCTCGGAGATGGAGACGCTGAAGTCGCGCCTGATCGACCGGCCGATCCGCCCGCTGTTCCCGGAGGGCTTCAAGAACGAGGTCCAGGTCATCGCCACCGTGCTCAGCCATGACCTGGAAAACGATCCCGACATCGTCGCCATGGTCGGCTGCTCGGCCGCGCTGACGCTGTCCGGCATTCCGTTCTTCGGCCCGGTGGGCGCCGCCCGCGTCGGCTACGTCGACGGCCAGTACGTGCTCAACCCGACCGCCGATCAGATGAAGAAGACCACGCTCGAGCTGGTGGTGGCCGGCACCACCGAGGGCGTGCTGATGGTCGAATCCGAGGCGGATGAGCTGACCGAGGAGACGATGCTCGGCGCCGTGACCTTCGGGCACGCGGCGTTCCAGCCGGTGATCCAGGCGATCATCGAGCTGGCCGAGGTGGCCGCCAAGGAGCCCTGGCCGCTGCCGGAGGAGAGCGAGGAGCAGAAGACCCTGCGCGCCCGCGTCGACAGCCTGGCCCGTGCCGGCCTGGCCGATGCCTATCGCGAGCCGCAGAAGCAGGTCCGCCACGAGAAGATCGACGCGGTCCGCAAGGCCGCCGCCGAGGCGCTGGCGGCCGAGGGGCTCGATGTCGAGAAGGCCAAGGGCCTGTTCAAGGACCTCGAGGCCGACATCGTCCGCAACGCCATCCTCGACACCGGCCTGCGCATCGACGGCCGCGACACGAAGACCGTGCGCCCGATCGTGGCCGAGGTCGGCGTGCTGCCGCGCGCGCATGGCAGCGCCCTGTTCACCCGCGGCGAGACGCAGGCCTTCGTGGTGGCGACGCTCGGCACGGCGCAGGACGAGCAGGTGATCGACGCGCTCGAGGGCGAGTACCGCGAGCACTTCATGCTTCACTACAACTTCCCGCCGTACTCCGTTGGTGAAACGGGCCGTCTCGGCAGCCCGGGCCGGCGCGAGATCGGCCATGGCAAGCTGGCCTGGCGCGCCGTGCATCCGTTGCTTCCGGAGAAGGAGAAGTTCCCGTATACCTTGCGGGTGGTTTCCGAGATCACCGAGAGCAACGGGTCTTCCTCGATGGCGACGGTGTGCGGCACTTCGCTCGCGCTGATGGATGCCGGCGTGCCGCTGAAGAGCCCGGTGGCGGGCATCGCCATGGGGCTGATCAAGGAAGATCGCGGCTACGCCGTGCTCACCGACATCCTCGGCGACGAGGACCATCTCGGCGACATGGACTTCAAGGTGGCCGGCACCGAGCGTGGCGTCACCAGCCTGCAGATGGACATCAAGATCACCTCGATCACGCCGGAGATCATGCAGGTGGCGCTCGGCCAGGCGCGTGACGGCCGGCTGCACATCCTGGGCGAGATGGCCAAGGCGTTGACCGGGGCGCGCACCGACGTCGCCGCGACCGCGCCGCGGATCACCGTGATCAACATCCCCAAGGAGAAGATCCGCGACGTGATCGGCACCGGCGGCAAGGTGATCCGCGAGATCGTCGAGCAGACCGGCGCCAAGATCGACATCGAGGACGACGGCACCATCAAGATCGCCGCCACCGACATGACCAAGACCCAGGCGGCGATCGACTGGATCCGCGGCATCGTCGCCGAGCCCGAAATCGGCGTGATCTACACCGGCAAGGTGGTCAAGACCGCCGAGTTCGGCGCTTTCGTGAACTTCCTCGGCTCCCGCGACGGGCTGGTTCACATCAGCGAGCTGGCGCAGGGCCGGGTCGCCAAGACCAGCGACGTGGTCAATGTCGGTGACAGCGTGAAAGTGAAGGTGCTGGGCTTCGACGACCGCGGCAAGGTGAAGTTGTCCATGCGCGTGGTTGACCAGGCCACCGGCGAGGACATCAGCGAGAAGGTCGGACCGAAGGGCGGCCGCAACGAGCGCGGCGGGCGCGGCGGCCAGGGGCCGGACGGAGAGGCCACGAACGGGTCGTCCGACGCCGCGGCCGAGTGA
- a CDS encoding NAD(P)H-dependent flavin oxidoreductase: MKVINPIRMGGVEVLPIVEGGKGVAISNGVTAGLWAAGGGAGTISAVNADSYDADGNILEQIYRGRTRRERHDELVAYGIAGGIAQAQRAHEIAGGRGRIHANVLWEMGGAERVITGVLEGAKGLINGITCGAGMPYRLAEIAARFNVHYYPIVSSARAFGALWKRAYHKAASLLGGVVYEDPWLAGGHNGLSNSENPEKPEDPFPRVLALRKLMREFGLGDTPIIMAGGVWWLEDWEDWIDNPDLGPIAFQFGTRPLLTQESPIGNAWKQRLLKLKAGDVFLNRFSPTGFYSSALNNSFIQELRERNERQVAYSAEPVGEHVAEYGVGPRKRPTYLTQVDLERVHGWEAEGFTEALRTPDSTLIFVTPEKAREIIEDQVACMGCLSQCRFSNWSQHEPDFSNGKKADPRSFCIQKTLQAVAHDADKEDVVENNLVFSGHNAFRFASDPFYSNGFIPTVRQLVERILTGR, translated from the coding sequence ATGAAGGTGATCAACCCGATCCGAATGGGGGGCGTCGAGGTCCTGCCCATCGTCGAAGGCGGCAAAGGGGTGGCGATCTCGAACGGCGTCACCGCGGGCCTTTGGGCGGCCGGCGGCGGGGCCGGTACGATCAGCGCCGTCAATGCGGACAGCTATGACGCCGACGGCAATATCCTCGAGCAGATCTATCGCGGCCGCACCCGCCGCGAGCGCCACGACGAACTGGTGGCCTACGGCATCGCCGGCGGCATCGCCCAGGCGCAGCGCGCGCACGAGATCGCCGGTGGGCGCGGGCGCATCCACGCCAACGTGCTGTGGGAGATGGGCGGCGCCGAGCGGGTGATCACCGGCGTGCTGGAAGGCGCCAAGGGCCTGATCAACGGCATCACCTGTGGTGCCGGCATGCCCTATCGCCTCGCCGAGATCGCCGCGCGCTTCAACGTCCATTATTACCCGATCGTTTCCTCGGCCCGCGCCTTCGGGGCGCTGTGGAAGCGCGCCTACCATAAGGCCGCCTCCCTGCTCGGCGGCGTGGTCTACGAGGATCCCTGGCTCGCCGGCGGCCATAACGGCCTGTCCAACAGCGAGAACCCGGAAAAGCCCGAGGACCCGTTCCCCCGCGTGCTGGCGCTGCGCAAGCTGATGCGCGAGTTCGGGCTCGGCGACACCCCGATCATCATGGCTGGCGGCGTGTGGTGGCTGGAAGACTGGGAGGACTGGATCGACAACCCCGATCTGGGCCCGATCGCCTTCCAGTTCGGCACCCGTCCGTTGCTGACCCAGGAAAGCCCGATCGGCAATGCCTGGAAGCAACGTCTGCTGAAGCTGAAGGCCGGCGACGTCTTCCTCAACCGCTTCAGCCCGACCGGCTTCTATTCCTCGGCGCTCAACAACAGCTTCATCCAGGAACTGCGCGAGCGCAACGAGCGGCAGGTGGCCTATTCGGCCGAGCCGGTCGGCGAGCACGTCGCCGAGTACGGCGTCGGCCCGCGCAAGCGGCCGACCTACCTGACCCAGGTCGATCTCGAGCGCGTCCACGGCTGGGAAGCCGAGGGCTTCACCGAGGCGCTGCGCACGCCGGATTCCACGCTGATCTTCGTGACCCCGGAAAAGGCGCGCGAGATCATCGAGGACCAGGTGGCCTGCATGGGCTGCCTGAGCCAGTGCCGCTTCTCCAACTGGTCGCAGCACGAGCCTGATTTCAGCAACGGCAAGAAGGCGGATCCGCGCAGCTTCTGCATCCAGAAGACGCTGCAGGCCGTCGCCCATGACGCCGACAAGGAAGACGTGGTCGAGAACAATCTGGTGTTCAGTGGCCACAACGCCTTCCGCTTTGCCTCCGACCCGTTCTACAGCAACGGCTTCATCCCGACGGTGCGGCAGTTGGTGGAACGCATCCTGACCGGCCGGTAA
- a CDS encoding PAS domain S-box protein yields the protein MRKRTLRTSLNTRLLLVIAAALLPVLVFQVLTESGARRDREERVAEEALRFVRFVASEQRQIIEGARQVLVTLAEAPAIWRGEVDRCAVFLARTLRSAPRYGSFLTVGRDGRAICAGNSEDRAITLSDRPYVRQAIDEGHFVVGGYITGRGSGRPRLAFATPVRDDTGQVTGAVVGTLDLAWMQAHVDALPLPPGATATITDRDGTILARRPDAPRFVGTLASPDVIREMARAGPGVVTMASLEGGSRIFGFAPIGFGGPDLGVSVSLDRAGMFTAIQAANQRGSLFIALGAMLALLSAALMARVVIHRPIGRLLAAASRWQEGDLAARTGLAAGASEFVSLGRTLDAMAAASEARERELRLAGQAARRSALLLAASEAQVRSVLESSTDCIELLDAAGRVLAVNGPGLQAQGQDDVAALQGRDWASLWPDEARPSVEAALRMTQAGGTARFSHARTTATGTSICWDVVLSPVRTAEGAVERLVATSRDVTEQRRHEARLQEVIEAIPGLVFVTDAAGGHIYTNRHFQDFTGLPATALLGEGWTRTVHPDDLAMVRRRWNESVRLVIPYEVEMRMRGADGTWTWYLVRGCPVHRADGQVDRWYGICLDISDIVAAREARARHERTLERQVQEGNAALRESETWFRLLVQGVTDYAIFMLDPQGRVANWNTGAERIQGYTADEVVGRDFAIFHTEEDRAAGEPARALQTAATEGRYEDEGWRVRKDGTRFWANVILDPIRDEDGVLIGYAEITRDITAQRDSRAALEDAQRRFAQAQKMEAVGQLTGGIAHDFNNLLQVVSGNLELLLARSRRAEDPRSERLLTRSLRAIGRGARLTGQLLSFSRRQMLYPERVRLDRLVGEIHELVRRAVGESIGVTIHADPELWDCILDPGQFEAALLNLVLNARDAMPAGGRIEIALTNLPLAGTEAMTFEVADGNYVRVEVTDTGTGMSPEVLARAFEPFFTTKQIGEGSGLGLPQVHGFVRQSGGGVLARSRADEGTVISLVFPADDQTAAQAPATAAPARDGTPPLSVLLVEDDPDVLGVVRMMLLDAGCSVTTAADGVAALDVLRSDRPIDVLLSDVVMPNGVSGVDLAREARAIRPDIRVLLASGYARDVLNRLGAEDEFTIIAKPYTQASLLHHLAFPGEPVRAG from the coding sequence ATGAGGAAGCGCACACTGAGAACAAGCCTGAACACCCGCCTGCTCCTGGTGATTGCGGCGGCCTTGCTGCCTGTCCTGGTCTTCCAGGTGCTGACCGAGTCCGGGGCGCGCCGCGACCGCGAAGAGCGTGTCGCGGAGGAAGCGTTGCGCTTCGTCCGCTTCGTCGCCTCCGAGCAACGGCAGATCATCGAAGGCGCGCGCCAGGTGCTGGTGACGCTGGCCGAGGCGCCGGCGATCTGGCGCGGCGAGGTGGACCGCTGCGCCGTCTTCCTCGCGCGCACCCTGCGCTCGGCGCCACGCTACGGCTCGTTCCTGACCGTCGGGCGCGATGGCCGCGCGATTTGCGCCGGCAACTCCGAGGATCGCGCCATCACCCTGTCCGACCGGCCCTATGTCCGCCAGGCCATCGACGAGGGCCACTTCGTCGTGGGCGGCTACATCACCGGGCGCGGCTCCGGCCGGCCACGCCTGGCCTTCGCCACCCCTGTCCGCGACGACACGGGCCAGGTCACCGGTGCGGTCGTCGGCACGCTCGACCTTGCCTGGATGCAGGCGCATGTGGACGCCCTGCCGCTGCCGCCGGGCGCCACGGCGACGATCACCGACCGGGACGGCACCATCCTGGCACGCCGCCCCGACGCCCCCCGCTTCGTCGGCACCCTCGCCTCCCCCGACGTCATTCGTGAAATGGCGCGCGCCGGGCCAGGGGTGGTGACGATGGCGAGCCTGGAAGGCGGATCGCGCATCTTCGGCTTTGCCCCGATCGGCTTCGGCGGGCCCGACCTCGGGGTTTCGGTCAGCCTCGACCGCGCCGGCATGTTCACCGCCATCCAGGCCGCCAACCAGCGCGGCAGCCTGTTCATCGCCCTCGGCGCCATGCTGGCGCTGCTCAGCGCCGCCCTGATGGCCAGGGTCGTGATCCACCGCCCGATCGGCCGGCTGCTGGCGGCCGCGTCTCGCTGGCAGGAGGGCGATCTCGCCGCCCGCACCGGCCTTGCCGCCGGCGCGAGCGAATTCGTCAGCCTCGGCCGTACGCTGGATGCCATGGCCGCCGCCAGCGAAGCGCGGGAACGCGAACTGCGGCTGGCCGGGCAGGCGGCGCGACGATCGGCCCTGCTGCTGGCCGCGAGCGAGGCCCAGGTGCGCAGCGTGCTGGAAAGTTCGACCGACTGCATCGAACTGCTCGACGCGGCCGGGCGGGTGCTCGCCGTCAACGGGCCAGGCCTGCAGGCGCAGGGCCAGGACGACGTCGCGGCGCTGCAGGGACGGGACTGGGCATCGCTCTGGCCGGATGAGGCCCGGCCGTCGGTGGAAGCGGCGCTGCGCATGACGCAGGCCGGCGGCACCGCCCGTTTCTCGCACGCACGGACCACCGCCACGGGAACAAGCATCTGCTGGGACGTCGTGCTCTCGCCGGTGCGCACGGCCGAGGGCGCGGTGGAGCGCCTGGTTGCGACCTCCCGCGACGTGACCGAGCAGCGCCGGCACGAGGCCCGGCTGCAGGAGGTGATCGAAGCCATCCCCGGCCTGGTGTTCGTCACCGATGCCGCCGGCGGCCACATCTACACCAACCGGCATTTCCAGGACTTCACCGGGCTTCCGGCAACGGCGCTGCTGGGCGAGGGATGGACCCGCACGGTGCATCCGGATGACCTGGCAATGGTCCGCCGGCGCTGGAACGAAAGCGTCCGGCTGGTGATCCCCTACGAGGTGGAGATGCGGATGCGCGGCGCGGACGGGACCTGGACATGGTACCTGGTCCGCGGCTGCCCGGTGCACCGGGCCGACGGACAGGTGGACCGCTGGTACGGCATCTGCCTCGACATCTCCGACATCGTCGCCGCCCGCGAGGCGCGCGCCCGGCACGAGCGCACGCTCGAGCGACAGGTGCAGGAAGGCAATGCCGCCCTGCGCGAAAGCGAAACCTGGTTCCGCCTGCTGGTGCAGGGCGTCACCGACTACGCCATCTTCATGCTCGATCCGCAAGGACGGGTCGCCAACTGGAACACCGGCGCCGAACGCATCCAGGGCTATACCGCCGACGAGGTGGTGGGCCGGGATTTCGCGATCTTCCACACCGAGGAAGACCGCGCCGCCGGGGAACCGGCCCGTGCCCTGCAGACCGCCGCGACCGAGGGACGCTACGAAGACGAGGGCTGGCGCGTGCGCAAGGACGGCACACGCTTCTGGGCCAACGTCATCCTCGATCCCATCCGCGACGAGGACGGGGTCCTGATCGGTTACGCCGAGATCACCCGCGACATCACCGCCCAGCGCGATTCCCGTGCCGCCCTGGAAGACGCGCAGCGCCGTTTCGCCCAGGCGCAGAAGATGGAGGCGGTGGGCCAACTGACCGGCGGCATCGCCCACGACTTCAACAACCTGCTGCAGGTGGTCTCCGGCAACCTCGAACTGCTGCTCGCCCGGTCACGCCGCGCCGAGGACCCCCGCAGCGAGCGGCTGCTGACCCGGTCGCTGCGGGCCATCGGCCGGGGCGCCCGGCTGACCGGGCAATTGCTGTCCTTCTCGCGCCGGCAGATGCTCTATCCCGAGCGGGTGCGCCTGGACCGGCTGGTGGGCGAGATCCACGAACTGGTCCGGCGCGCCGTCGGCGAGAGCATCGGCGTGACCATCCACGCCGACCCGGAGCTGTGGGACTGCATCCTCGATCCCGGCCAGTTCGAGGCCGCCCTGTTGAACCTGGTGCTGAATGCGCGCGACGCCATGCCCGCCGGTGGCCGGATCGAGATCGCGCTGACGAACCTGCCCCTGGCCGGGACGGAGGCCATGACCTTCGAGGTGGCGGACGGCAACTATGTCCGCGTCGAAGTGACCGACACCGGCACCGGCATGTCCCCCGAGGTGCTCGCCCGTGCCTTCGAACCCTTCTTCACCACCAAGCAGATCGGCGAGGGCTCCGGCCTCGGCTTGCCGCAGGTGCATGGCTTCGTGCGCCAATCCGGTGGCGGCGTGCTCGCCCGCAGCCGCGCCGACGAAGGCACCGTGATCAGCCTGGTGTTCCCGGCCGACGACCAGACCGCCGCCCAGGCCCCGGCCACCGCCGCCCCCGCGCGCGACGGCACGCCCCCCTTGTCGGTGCTGCTGGTCGAGGACGATCCGGACGTGCTCGGGGTGGTGCGGATGATGCTGCTCGATGCCGGCTGCAGCGTGACCACCGCCGCCGACGGGGTGGCGGCCCTGGACGTGCTGCGCTCCGACCGGCCCATCGATGTCCTGCTCTCGGACGTGGTGATGCCGAACGGCGTGAGCGGCGTCGATCTGGCCCGGGAGGCACGGGCGATCCGCCCGGACATCCGGGTGCTGCTGGCCTCCGGCTACGCGCGTGACGTGCTGAACCGCCTGGGGGCCGAGGACGAGTTCACCATCATCGCCAAGCCCTATACCCAGGCCAGCCTGCTGCACCATCTGGCGTTTCCCGGGGAACCGGTCCGGGCGGGCTGA
- a CDS encoding YbdD/YjiX family protein, whose protein sequence is MSLPCALCDLGSSARLFGRRLKETANLMVGLPDYDTYVAHRQARHPDLPVMTREEFFRDRQSRRYGTGGGLRCC, encoded by the coding sequence ATGAGCCTGCCCTGCGCCCTGTGCGATCTGGGGTCTAGTGCCCGCCTGTTCGGCCGCCGCCTGAAGGAAACGGCCAACCTGATGGTCGGGCTGCCGGACTACGACACCTATGTCGCGCATCGCCAGGCGCGGCATCCCGACCTGCCGGTCATGACGCGGGAGGAATTCTTCCGCGACCGGCAGTCCCGGCGCTACGGCACCGGCGGCGGGCTGCGCTGCTGCTGA
- a CDS encoding carbon starvation CstA family protein, producing the protein MSGSRGATGGAVNWLVWPLIALLGAIALGTIALNRGETINAVWLVTAAVCTYLTAYRYYSLFIARRVLRLDASRPTPAVRHNDGLDFVPTNKWVVFGHHFAAIAGAGPLVGPVLAAQMGYLPGTLWILAGVVFAGAVQDCIVLFVSTRRDGRSLGDMIRSEMGTVPGVIAMFGVLMIMIILLAVLALIVVKALAGSPWGTFTVFATIPIAILMGIYSRFIRPGRIAEMSVIGFVLLMAAIIFGQTVAETPELAALFTYRGEALALILIGYGFVASVLPVWLLLAPRDYLSTFLKIGTILALAVGIVVVMPELRMPGVSRFIDGSGPVFSGSLFPFLFITIACGAVSGFHSLISSGTTPKLIENEEQIRFIGYGGMLMESFVAIMALIAACVIEPGAYFAMNSPAGLIGTTAAQAAQTISGWGFVITPDQLTQLAKDVGETTILSRAGGAPTLAVGMAHILSGVIGGQTMMAFWYHFAILFEALFILTTVDAGTRVARFMIQDLLGTAIPAMRQTESWLANLVATGLAVSAWGYFLYQGVVDPLGGINTLWPLFGISNQMLAAIALTLCTVVLFRMKRDIFALVTIVPTIWLTICTMTAGWQKLFHESPSIGFLAHARRFGDALAEGRVLAPAKSLADMQRVVTNDYVDAAMCAMFMVVVVSMLVYGVLGIRRALAAPVVTAKEVGYEPALRPVRSGV; encoded by the coding sequence ATGTCGGGAAGCCGGGGCGCCACCGGTGGCGCCGTCAACTGGCTCGTCTGGCCCCTGATCGCGCTGCTCGGCGCCATTGCGCTGGGCACTATTGCGCTGAACAGGGGAGAAACCATCAACGCCGTCTGGCTGGTCACGGCTGCGGTCTGCACCTACCTGACCGCCTATCGCTACTATAGTCTGTTTATTGCCCGCCGCGTTTTGCGGCTGGATGCATCGCGTCCGACACCGGCGGTCCGCCACAATGACGGACTCGACTTCGTGCCGACCAACAAATGGGTGGTGTTCGGCCACCACTTCGCGGCGATTGCCGGCGCGGGCCCGCTGGTCGGGCCGGTGCTGGCCGCGCAGATGGGCTACCTGCCCGGCACGCTGTGGATCCTGGCGGGCGTGGTGTTCGCGGGCGCGGTGCAGGACTGCATCGTCCTGTTCGTCTCCACCCGCCGCGACGGTCGTTCGCTTGGCGACATGATCCGTTCGGAGATGGGCACCGTCCCCGGCGTGATCGCCATGTTCGGCGTGCTGATGATCATGATCATCCTGCTCGCCGTGCTGGCGCTGATCGTGGTCAAGGCGCTCGCGGGCAGCCCGTGGGGCACCTTCACGGTGTTCGCCACCATTCCCATCGCCATCCTGATGGGGATCTACAGCCGCTTCATCCGCCCGGGCCGCATCGCCGAGATGTCCGTCATCGGCTTCGTGCTGCTGATGGCCGCGATCATCTTCGGCCAGACCGTGGCCGAAACCCCCGAGCTCGCCGCCCTGTTCACCTATCGCGGCGAGGCCCTGGCGCTGATCCTGATCGGCTACGGCTTCGTCGCTTCGGTGCTGCCGGTTTGGCTGCTGCTGGCACCGCGCGACTATCTCTCGACCTTCCTCAAGATCGGCACCATCCTGGCGCTGGCGGTCGGCATCGTCGTGGTGATGCCGGAACTGCGCATGCCGGGGGTCAGCCGCTTCATCGACGGCTCCGGCCCGGTGTTCTCCGGCTCGCTGTTCCCGTTCCTGTTCATCACCATCGCCTGCGGCGCCGTCTCCGGCTTCCATTCGCTGATCTCTTCCGGCACCACGCCGAAGCTCATCGAGAACGAGGAACAGATCCGCTTCATCGGCTATGGCGGCATGCTGATGGAAAGCTTCGTCGCCATCATGGCGCTGATCGCCGCCTGCGTGATCGAGCCCGGCGCCTACTTCGCGATGAACAGCCCGGCCGGCCTGATCGGCACCACCGCCGCCCAGGCGGCGCAGACCATTTCCGGCTGGGGCTTCGTCATCACCCCCGACCAGCTCACCCAGCTTGCAAAGGATGTCGGCGAAACCACCATCCTCTCGCGGGCCGGCGGCGCACCGACGCTCGCGGTCGGCATGGCGCACATCCTCTCCGGGGTGATCGGCGGCCAGACGATGATGGCGTTCTGGTATCACTTCGCCATCCTGTTCGAGGCGCTGTTCATCCTGACCACGGTGGATGCCGGCACCCGCGTCGCCCGCTTCATGATCCAGGACCTGCTCGGCACCGCCATCCCGGCGATGCGCCAGACCGAATCCTGGCTGGCCAATCTGGTGGCGACGGGGCTCGCGGTCTCGGCCTGGGGCTACTTCCTGTACCAGGGCGTGGTCGATCCGCTCGGCGGCATCAACACGCTGTGGCCGCTGTTCGGCATCTCCAACCAGATGCTGGCGGCGATCGCGCTGACGCTGTGCACCGTGGTGCTGTTCCGCATGAAGCGGGACATCTTCGCCCTGGTGACCATCGTGCCCACGATATGGCTGACTATCTGCACCATGACGGCGGGCTGGCAGAAGCTGTTCCACGAAAGCCCGTCGATCGGCTTCCTCGCCCATGCCCGCCGCTTCGGCGACGCGCTGGCCGAGGGCCGCGTGCTGGCGCCGGCCAAGTCGCTGGCCGACATGCAGCGGGTGGTGACCAACGACTATGTGGACGCGGCCATGTGCGCCATGTTCATGGTCGTGGTCGTCTCCATGCTGGTCTACGGGGTGCTGGGCATCCGCCGCGCGCTGGCCGCGCCGGTGGTGACCGCCAAGGAGGTCGGATATGAGCCTGCCCTGCGCCCTGTGCGATCTGGGGTCTAG